From Rhodovastum atsumiense, a single genomic window includes:
- a CDS encoding CopD family protein: MTLGGVLLAVHLLAAIVWVGGMFFALVVLRPGMAFLEGALRLELHEQVFRRFFRIVWYAMPILGATGLSMIHLLHGGPTPLPWHVRLMTGTGLAMSLIFLGIVAGPWARMRAAMAGRDLRRAGGAVQWIRRLVTINLVLGLLTAMVAALGG, encoded by the coding sequence ATGACCCTGGGCGGGGTGCTGCTGGCAGTGCATCTGCTGGCAGCCATCGTCTGGGTCGGCGGCATGTTCTTCGCCCTTGTGGTGCTGCGTCCCGGCATGGCCTTCCTGGAAGGGGCGCTGCGCCTGGAATTGCATGAACAGGTGTTCCGCCGGTTCTTCCGGATCGTCTGGTACGCGATGCCGATCCTCGGCGCGACCGGGTTGTCAATGATCCACCTTCTCCATGGTGGCCCCACCCCCCTGCCCTGGCATGTCCGCCTGATGACCGGCACGGGACTGGCCATGTCCCTGATCTTCCTGGGGATCGTGGCCGGACCCTGGGCGCGGATGCGCGCCGCCATGGCAGGACGCGACCTGCGCCGGGCCGGCGGCGCGGTGCAGTGGATCCGCCGGCTGGTGACCATCAATCTGGTGCTCGGCCTGCTCACCGCGATGGTGGCGGCACTCGGCGGCTGA
- the aceE gene encoding pyruvate dehydrogenase (acetyl-transferring), homodimeric type → MSSLRDADPTETREWLESLEGVIEVEGQDRAAFLLDELLVRARRRGTPVPYSANTPYLNTIPPDQEARHPGDRAIEHRIRSYIRWNALAIVLRANKESSELGGHIASFQSAATLYDVGFMHFWRAPTDRQGGDLVYIQGHSSPGIYARAFVEGRLNEAQLLRFRQEVGGGGLSSYPHPWLMPDFWNFPTVSMGLGPLMAIYQARFLKYLHGRGLAATEGRKVWAFLGDGETDEPESLGAISLGGREKLDNLIFVINCNLQRLDGPVRGNGKIIQELEGIFRGAGWNVIKVIWGGGWDELIARDTSGILLRRMEEAVDGEYQDFKSKNGAYVREHFFGKYPELKAMVADWSDERIWALTRGGHDPQKVYAAYAAAAAHRGQPTVILAKTIKGYGMGEAGEGQNITHQQKKMGETHLKEFRDRFGLPLTDDQLKEIPFLRFEEGSREMAYLREHRQALGGALPARRRTVSQPCPVPDLAAFEGQLKATEGRQISTTMAFVRVLNTLLRDKKIGRRIVPIVPDESRTFGMEGMFRQFGIFSQVGQLYRPEDANQLMFYKEDTSGQILQEGINEAGAMSSWIAAATSYSVSDTQMIPFYIYYSMFGFQRVGDLAWAAGDMRCRGFLIGGTSGRTTLNGEGLQHEDGHSHVFSAVIPNCVSYDPTFAYEVAVIVQDGLRRMVAEQDDVYYYITTLNENYEHPAMPEGAAPDIVKGMYLFRAAEGQGPRVQLLGSGAILREVIAAADMLAEDWGVVADIWSVPSFTEVAREAVDVERWNLLHPDAPPRRSHVQSCLDGHDGPVVAATDYVRMFADQIRAHVPRRYHVLGTDGFGRSDYRRALRDFFEVDRRWVTLAALRVLAQDGAIPVERAAEAIRKYGLDPDKPNPATV, encoded by the coding sequence ATGAGCAGCCTGCGGGATGCCGATCCCACCGAGACACGGGAGTGGCTGGAGTCCCTTGAGGGAGTGATCGAGGTCGAGGGCCAGGATCGCGCGGCCTTCCTGCTCGACGAACTGCTCGTCCGGGCGCGGCGGCGCGGCACCCCGGTGCCGTACTCGGCCAATACGCCGTACCTGAACACCATTCCCCCCGACCAGGAAGCGCGCCATCCCGGCGACCGCGCCATCGAACATCGCATCCGCTCCTATATCCGTTGGAACGCCCTCGCGATTGTTCTGCGCGCCAACAAGGAAAGCTCCGAACTGGGCGGGCACATCGCCAGCTTCCAATCGGCCGCGACATTGTACGATGTCGGGTTCATGCATTTCTGGCGCGCCCCTACCGACCGCCAGGGCGGCGACCTGGTCTATATCCAGGGCCACAGCTCGCCGGGCATCTACGCCCGCGCCTTCGTCGAAGGCCGGCTGAACGAGGCGCAATTGCTGCGCTTCCGCCAGGAAGTCGGCGGCGGCGGGCTCAGCTCCTACCCGCATCCCTGGCTGATGCCGGATTTCTGGAATTTCCCGACGGTGTCGATGGGCCTCGGCCCGCTGATGGCGATCTACCAGGCGCGTTTCCTGAAATACCTGCACGGCCGCGGCCTCGCCGCGACCGAGGGGCGCAAGGTCTGGGCCTTCCTCGGCGACGGCGAGACCGACGAACCGGAAAGCCTGGGCGCGATCTCGCTGGGCGGGCGGGAGAAGCTCGACAACCTGATCTTCGTCATCAACTGCAACCTGCAGCGCCTGGACGGGCCGGTGCGCGGCAACGGCAAGATCATCCAGGAACTGGAAGGAATCTTCCGCGGCGCCGGCTGGAACGTCATCAAGGTGATCTGGGGCGGCGGCTGGGACGAGCTGATCGCCCGCGACACCTCCGGCATCCTGCTGCGGCGGATGGAAGAGGCGGTCGATGGCGAATACCAGGACTTCAAGTCGAAGAACGGCGCCTATGTGCGCGAGCATTTCTTTGGCAAGTATCCCGAGCTCAAGGCCATGGTCGCCGACTGGAGCGACGAGCGGATCTGGGCGCTGACCCGCGGCGGCCACGACCCGCAGAAAGTCTATGCGGCCTATGCGGCGGCGGCGGCGCATCGCGGCCAGCCCACCGTGATCCTCGCCAAGACCATCAAGGGCTACGGCATGGGCGAGGCCGGCGAAGGCCAGAACATCACCCACCAGCAGAAGAAGATGGGCGAGACCCATCTCAAGGAATTCCGCGACCGCTTCGGCCTGCCGCTGACCGATGACCAGCTGAAGGAGATCCCGTTCCTGCGCTTCGAGGAAGGCAGCCGGGAGATGGCGTATCTGCGCGAGCATCGGCAGGCGCTCGGGGGGGCTCTGCCGGCGCGGCGCCGGACCGTCTCGCAGCCCTGCCCGGTACCGGACCTTGCGGCCTTCGAGGGACAATTGAAGGCGACCGAAGGGCGGCAGATCTCCACCACCATGGCCTTCGTCCGGGTGCTCAACACGCTGCTGCGCGACAAGAAGATTGGCCGGCGCATCGTGCCGATCGTGCCCGACGAAAGCCGCACCTTCGGCATGGAGGGGATGTTCCGCCAGTTCGGCATCTTCAGCCAGGTGGGCCAGCTGTACCGGCCGGAGGATGCCAACCAGCTGATGTTCTACAAGGAGGACACCAGCGGGCAGATCCTGCAGGAAGGGATCAACGAGGCCGGCGCCATGTCGTCCTGGATCGCGGCGGCGACCTCCTACAGCGTTTCCGACACGCAGATGATCCCGTTTTACATCTACTATTCGATGTTCGGCTTCCAGCGCGTCGGCGACCTCGCCTGGGCGGCGGGTGACATGCGCTGCCGCGGCTTCCTGATCGGCGGCACCTCCGGGCGGACCACGCTGAACGGCGAAGGGCTGCAGCACGAGGACGGGCACAGCCATGTGTTCTCGGCGGTGATCCCGAACTGCGTCTCCTACGACCCGACCTTCGCCTACGAGGTCGCGGTGATCGTGCAGGACGGGCTGCGTCGCATGGTCGCCGAGCAGGACGACGTCTATTACTACATCACCACGCTGAACGAGAATTACGAGCACCCGGCGATGCCCGAGGGCGCGGCGCCGGACATCGTCAAGGGGATGTACCTGTTCCGCGCCGCCGAGGGCCAGGGGCCGCGGGTGCAGCTTCTGGGCAGCGGCGCCATCCTGCGCGAGGTGATCGCGGCGGCCGACATGCTGGCCGAGGACTGGGGCGTGGTCGCCGACATCTGGAGCGTGCCCAGCTTCACGGAAGTCGCCCGCGAGGCGGTCGATGTCGAGCGCTGGAACCTGCTGCACCCGGACGCGCCGCCACGCCGCAGCCATGTGCAATCCTGCCTCGACGGCCATGACGGGCCGGTGGTGGCCGCGACGGACTATGTGCGGATGTTCGCCGACCAGATCCGCGCCCATGTGCCGCGCCGCTATCACGTGCTCGGCACCGACGGCTTCGGCCGGTCCGATTATCGCCGGGCCCTGCGCGACTTCTTCGAGGTGGACCGTCGCTGGGTGACGCTCGCCGCGCTGCGGGTCCTGGCGCAGGACGGCGCGATCCCGGTCGAACGCGCCGCCGAGGCGATCCGCAAATACGGCCTGGACCCCGACAAGCCCAACCCCGCGACCGTCTGA
- a CDS encoding cytochrome b gives MSTTTASIRIPRYSFTARTYHWITVLLMAGMFLTYWVHELAGRDNPLNAAAMNLHTSFGLLILGLTVLRLLIRPRPPQVTGPFIGELLRKSMHYLLLTATLLLPITGYLRRASRGRASDFFGYQIPSLTGDWPAINEAMKLLHGDIMQYALLALIGLHAAAALGHHYLLKDDTLRRML, from the coding sequence ATGAGCACGACCACGGCGAGCATTCGCATCCCCCGCTACTCATTCACGGCGAGGACGTATCACTGGATCACCGTCCTGCTGATGGCGGGCATGTTCCTGACCTACTGGGTGCATGAGTTAGCGGGCCGCGACAACCCGCTCAACGCCGCCGCCATGAACCTGCACACCTCCTTTGGGCTGCTGATCCTGGGCCTGACGGTGCTGCGCCTGCTGATCCGCCCGCGCCCGCCGCAGGTGACGGGTCCGTTCATCGGCGAATTGCTGCGCAAGAGCATGCATTACCTGCTGCTGACGGCGACGCTGCTGCTGCCGATCACCGGCTATCTGCGCCGCGCCTCCCGCGGCCGGGCCAGCGATTTCTTCGGCTACCAGATCCCCTCGCTGACCGGCGACTGGCCGGCGATCAACGAGGCGATGAAGCTGCTGCACGGCGACATCATGCAGTACGCCCTGCTCGCCCTGATCGGCCTGCACGCGGCGGCGGCGCTCGGCCACCATTACCTGCTGAAGGACGACACGCTGCGCCGGATGCTCTGA
- the parA gene encoding ParA family partition ATPase, with the protein MAVVITVAQQKGGAGKTMLAAQLAAALAPTRRVGLLDIDPQRSLARWHALRVEHKSPLPAVGFSDISGWRLGGELDRMHRSFDLLIVDSPPQIDTDARLAVRNATLVLVPVQPSPPDLWAATGTLRLVAEEKRHARLVLNRAPASGKLRAGAEAEIARNGWPVLSATLGNRTGFAGAFAQGLGITETEPRSTAAQELRALLAEIESVLA; encoded by the coding sequence ATGGCGGTGGTCATCACGGTCGCGCAGCAAAAAGGCGGGGCGGGCAAGACAATGCTGGCGGCCCAGCTGGCCGCCGCGCTGGCCCCCACGCGCCGTGTCGGCCTGCTCGACATCGACCCGCAACGCAGCCTCGCGCGCTGGCATGCGCTGCGGGTCGAACACAAATCCCCCCTGCCCGCGGTGGGATTTTCCGATATTTCCGGCTGGCGGCTGGGCGGCGAGCTGGATCGCATGCACCGCTCCTTCGACCTGCTGATCGTCGACAGCCCGCCGCAGATCGACACCGACGCACGGCTGGCGGTGCGCAATGCCACGCTGGTGCTGGTGCCGGTGCAGCCAAGCCCGCCCGACCTGTGGGCCGCCACCGGCACGCTGCGCCTGGTGGCGGAGGAAAAGCGCCATGCCCGGCTGGTGCTCAACCGCGCCCCGGCCAGCGGCAAGCTGCGCGCCGGGGCGGAGGCGGAAATCGCCCGCAACGGCTGGCCGGTGCTCTCGGCCACGCTGGGCAACCGCACCGGCTTCGCCGGCGCCTTCGCGCAAGGGCTCGGCATCACCGAAACCGAGCCGCGCTCCACCGCGGCCCAGGAACTGCGGGCCCTGCTGGCCGAGATCGAGTCCGTGCTGGCATGA